The following nucleotide sequence is from Zea mays cultivar B73 chromosome 1, Zm-B73-REFERENCE-NAM-5.0, whole genome shotgun sequence.
TGGCTCTTTCAATTTGCTGAACTACTTGTGAGTTGACACAACCTTTTATTCTATGTTTGTTGCCTCCGGGAGTTCAGTTTAGACATCTGCTAGTTGGTCAGGTGCAAAAATTAACATTCCTGTGTTTGGTGACCCAAAAATAAACGTCCTTAGTCCAGCGGTACCTGAACTTATATGTTATATCTAATATTTCTGATACAGTTAGCACTCAACCATTTCTCTGGGTCTGTTTAGACTACAGTAGAGAATTAAGCGTTTGATTACTCCTCAATTGCTAATACTTTTTCTATGATATGACACCAGCATGGCTTCTGTTTGTGGAGGTTGTTTAGCACTTCAAGATGATGGGGTTCCTATAAAGTTTCCTGTTGCTAGAATTGCAATGGGCCTGGTCCTTGATACACAAGAATTTGGTGGAGATGGTAGCCCACTTATACTTTCTGATATTACTGGAGCTGAAGATGCCTCTGGTGACATGGATTTGAAGGTGTGACATGTATTTTGTTCTGAATTTGGTACTTGGAACTGCATTAGCATGGTCAGTATATGTTGTTCTGTTCAAAGCTCAGATTTCTTATCTGTAAGCCCTTGTTGCAGATTGCTGGTAATGAAAGTGGCATATCTGCATTTCAGATGGACATTAAGGTTGTAATGACGATATAGATTTGGAAGTATTTGTCATGCATTTTTGCTATTAGGAGGCTTTGCTACATTGGTTAAATCTGTCTGGTTCTTGCACTGTGGCAGGTAGTTGGGATAACTCTACCTGTGATGGAGAAAGCACTCCTTCAAGCTAGGGAAGGGAGACAACATATTCTAAGTAAGTCTGTACTAAGACAAAGTAGCTGTAAAATGTGTAGGGCAAAATGAATCACGACACCACTCTGTTTCTCCCCAAAAAAGTATAGTTCCAAGAAACTGTTGCGGGACATAGTAACATCTAAGCAAGTGCCACATGACCACACCTATTCTGAAAAAATGCAGACAGCCTATCCATGGACACCAAATCAACATAATAACAAAGAGAGGACTGTATGCCTGTATCCATGTCTGTATCAAGCGAAATGGGAAACAACTATCTACGCATGCAAATAGAAGAGAAAGTAGCTGTAAAATGTGCAGGACAAAATGAATCAAGACACCACTCTGTTTGTCCCCAAAAAAGTAGAGTTCCAAGAAACTAATGTGGGACATAAGGACATCTAATCAACGCTGCAGAAGAGGGATGGTGGACATAAGGACATCTAATCAACAACTATCTAAAAATGCAGACAGTGTATCCATGGACACCAAATCAACATAACCAAGAGAGGGATGGTGGAAGGAGCCGCTCACCTCGAATAGCTGCAGAAGAGACCGAGAGGAGAGCCTGAGGACTTGCGCGTGTCTGCCCTGCTGCTACGTAGCAGATCTACAAGAACAACAGTTCCTATGAGCTAACACACATGACGCAATCAAGAGACGACCAAGAACCAACACAAGAGAAATTAGCATCAGAAGAAAGGAACGGACGATGAGAACGACGGAGTCGACGAGGAGAAAGGCGCTTCCGCCGGGTACCAGGCCGACGGAAAGAGGAAAACACCAGCGTAGGGGCTCCATATATGTAGCAGAAAGCTGCGGGATGGGCGCTATGGTGAAGGACACGAGAACAGTGAGGCTGCACTGTTGATAAAGCACAGGCGACGGGACGGAAGAACAGCGAAGGGGCTCCATATTTGTGGGATTTTAAAATACGGTGAACAACCCTCACCTAACGTcatgggcagaggcaccggagcacAGCGACGCGTGACGACCTCCACAGGAGATTTACAGCGGCGCAATGGCCTCGCTAACGGCGATTTTCGAAAATCGTAGATCTACAGTTGCCAACGCGTTGTACCCCGGTGCGTGCGCTTTTGGAGAAGGCGAGGCGGCGCACTCACCTGGCTAACGGCGAAGCGCCGGCCGCAAGCCCCCGCCGTCCTTGGCCCGTGCCGCTCCGTCGCAGATCCGGCCGCCGCGCCGTTCGTGGAAGACCCGGTCGGAGCCGTCCAGGTCGCGACACGACTCCCGGGGCAGGCGTGGACGAAGCCAGCTCCTCTCTCGCAGGCACGACGGCCGTCCTCAGGCGCGGACGCCGGCGCGTCGCCGTGGGAGGCCGTGTCGCAGAGGCCCAGGTCCGAGCCGTCCATATCGCGGCACGACTGTCGGGGCACGTGTGGACGAAGCGATCCCCTATCCCGCAGGCACGACAGCCGTCCTCAAGCGCGGACGCCGGCGCGTTCCCGTCGGAGCCCGTGTCGCAGACGCGAAGAAGACGGGTCGCTGGGAGAAGACGGGTCGCCGGTGGAGGAGACAGGTAGACAGGTCAGTGGTGGACGTGGCTCCAACTGCACGAAACGCTGTGTAGACGGTACCACACACGCACGCGTCGGTGCGTAAGACGCTGAGATCGCGTGAAACACTCTCAGGGCAGCACCAGCGTGTATCCTTTAACTAGAAGTAATGCCTAGCATCTCACAGTTTTAAACAGTGCAAAATGCGAGTTTCTCAAGGGCGTAGCGGCGTTGTTTTCTAAAATTGTTGACTCGACCTTTTTTGTGTGGAAGAAACTGCCTGCTAACAACATTCGCAAAGGAAGAATACATTGCCTTGTAGTTTGTATAAGTACAGATATAATAAAATAGTAACACTCTGGTATAACCAGCTCAAGGTTAAATACGACTGTCCTTGTGCCGTACAAAGAAACGACAAAAAAAGTAATTTCTGTTacatatatattttttataagATTTATGTTACATGTATCTGGGAAGTCGTTCGCAGCACGGACTGGCTGCCGCCTGAAGAATATGAACCGATGAATTACAAAAGCTGAAACTGGTGAACTGTGGAAGTAAAACAACTTGACCACTCGAGGAAATAACTCAGCCTTCACCCAACCGAGAAATTCCCCCAAATGCCGGCAGTGGAGACCAGATTTTGGGTTGCAGCGAGGTGAACTGTGGAAGCCAATCTGACTCTTCTGAAACTATTCGTTGACAACGTACGCACATTTATCTCACATCTCACAAGCTAATTATACAACAACTAGTCTCCCCCAACGTTTTTTTTCCttccaagttgtattcaagagccCAAACCTGTCATTTCGTCAAGGGATCACGATGAAGatatgtataaacaaaaaacacttCCATTTGAACTAATGGGCCTTCACTCAGCATCTAGTTAGCCACTTTTATGGCATACACCAGCTCCTGAAATGAAGAGTATAACATTTAGAATAAACGTGAACGGGTCTAATCAGATAATCTAAGTGTTTGATCTCACCAGAACCCCATTAGGAAATGTGAACGAGGAGCGCAAGTCTGAAAGGCGTTCCTCCCCTGCGAGCCTTGCTTTGTCAGGACCGCATGTATTAGTGCTGACAGGCTTGCTACAAGAAGGCTTCAGCGCATACATCTCAACTTCTTCATCTTTGTGAGATGTCTGACTGGCGACAAACTACACAGAGACATTCGTCTGTAAGTTCTGATTTCTGACGATGGACACAAGTGTTTCAACAAGTACTGACCTGACAAAGTTGTTTGATGGACAGAGTTGGGCCGCAACACAGATATGACTTCTCCAGATTTGGTGCCGTTTGTCCATCAAGTGGAAGCAGACAAAGATGTACATCACGCTGTCAAATAAAGTTAGTAACTAAGCAATGCAACACTCCAATAAACAAGGAAACATATCACGTGCACTTTTGTGTTCACCTCGCCTTCATTGTCGTCAGAATTTCGCAAGCACTCAACCAACTTGATCATGCGCCCACCCTTGACCATCCTGCCATTTGAACCACTGAAGCTACTGTGGCGAGTCTGACTGCGAGTGCCATTCTTTCCCCATGCTCGTAGAGGAGATGTGCTGAAATTTTCCCTGGATATTCCTACATCATCCTTTTCATCAGAAGCAACCTCATCATTGCATGCTCGGGCAGGTGAAGAACGCGGTGTTGGCCATTTTGGCAGTCGTTTCTGCTTTTTCTCTGGGGAACTCTCCTCCGCAGATGAGGCCTCTTTGCTACAGCTTTCACCGTTTCCATCCTCTTCATCTTCAGAACAGGCCAGAGCAACGTCATCAGAACTGGCTTTTCCTCGGCCACGGAAATAGGTATTCTGCCCATTAGGCCGAATGTTACGGCGTGATCTTCTTACAAATGCAGCAGCAGTAGCTTTGGCAGTAGACTTCCGCCCAATAACTTCTGATTGTTTCCGAAAAGCCTCAGCAATGGATGCTTGAATCTTCACATGCACATTAATCAGGAAAATGAACTTAAGTTCAATGTAAAAATAGACAGAGGAAATAAAAGGGCAGATGCATACAAATATGTCAATCATTAGCTCGGGTCTTTATAGGTGTTAGACTTGAATACAAGAGCATTTGCATATGCACAGACATCAAAACAAAGTTCCTGGGTTCTTGGAGAAAAAG
It contains:
- the LOC103643360 gene encoding probable polyribonucleotide nucleotidyltransferase 1, chloroplastic, translating into MASVCGGCLALQDDGVPIKFPVARIAMGLVLDTQEFGGDGSPLILSDITGAEDASGDMDLKIAGNESGISAFQMDIKVVGITLPVMEKALLQAREGRQHILSKSVLRQSSCKMCRAK